A portion of the Osmerus mordax isolate fOsmMor3 chromosome 22, fOsmMor3.pri, whole genome shotgun sequence genome contains these proteins:
- the aox6 gene encoding aldehyde oxidase 6 isoform X2 — MAEINQIERLCFYVNGKRVTDYVDPETMLLSYLREKLRMTGTKYGCGGGGCGACTVMLSRYEPNNKTIVHYSVNACLLPVCQLQGAAVTTVEGIGNTKTRIHPVQERIAKAHGSQCGFCTPGMVMSMYTLLRNKPQPTMEDITEALGGNLCRCTGYRPIVDGCKTFCQESNCCQANGNGSCCMNGNSQPKNCEDDLPQLFDKADMLPLDPSQELIFPPELIVMAETETQKSQTFRGERITWVSPVSLEELVQLKSCHPQAPLVMGNTNIGPDIKFKGVLHPVIISPTRVKELFEVTQTPQGVWVGAGSTLSAVRALLARLVGELPLEQTEVYRALLQQLGNLGGQQIRNVASLGGNIVSAYPNSDLNPVLAAGNCKLEVLSKEGKEEIPLNKDFFVGFGKTALKPNAIVLSVFIPVSRKGEFVRALRQAPRKENALATVTTGMRVVFPEGSRLVQDLSLYYGGVGPCTVSATKTCSAVIGRPWNEETLEEAYAVLLDELTLPPSTPGGKVEFRMSLTLSLLFKFYLLILQALREMGVTTEVLSQEMSSGIQPLPHQLQPSLQEFQAVAGGQEGQDLVGRPIMHRSAISQATGEAVYCDDMPKRDGELFLVLVTSTRAHAKIIDLDVSQALQFPGVVDVITCRDIPGKKVRPFCGYEEELLAEKEVSCVGQIVCAVVADTKPHAKRSAATVKIVYEDLPDPLFTVEEAMEKLSFFKPQRVIERGHVTEAFAAADQVHEGEIQIGGQEHFYMETQSMLVVPTGEERELDVYISCQHPSYTQEAIAETLCIPSNRVSCHVKRIGGAFGGKLTKTTVLACITSLAAWKLGRPVRCILERGEDMLITGARHPVLGTYKVGFMKDGRIEAADLHYYVNSGNTVDESVLIIEKILLHMDNAYKIPNLRGRAVACRTNLPSNTAFRGFGVPQSMLVVECMINDVAAKLGRTAEEIREMNMYKGVSMTHYKFEFDPENLWRCWDECKVKSDYDARRKSITGFNKQNRWKKRGLSLIPIKYGIAFAESFLNQAAALVHIYKDGSVLVSHGGTEMGQGIHTKMQQVASRELHIPISLIHITETNTSTVPNTCPSAASYGTDANGMAVKDACQILYQRLEPLIKKNPEGTWKSWVTSAFFEKISLSATGFYKGHDGYMDWEKQEGEPYSYYTYGVCCCEAEVDCLTGDYRTVRTDIVVDIGRSVNPSVDIGQIEGAFIQGLGLYTMEELKFSPSGVLYTRGPSQYKIPAVCDIPLKFNIYLLAGSDNSHAIYSSKGIGEPILFLGSSVFFAIKDAVASARAEVGMKGPFTLNSPATPERACLACATPFTQRIPTSQPGSFKPWALDI, encoded by the exons GTAACTGACTATGTGGACCCGGAGACCATGCTACTGTCCTACCTCAGAGAAAAGT TAAGAATGACAGGCACGAAgtatgggtgtggggggggaggatgtggaGCTTGCACAGTCATGCTCTCCCGCTACGAGCCCAACAACAAAACTATTGT CCATTACTCTGTGAATGCCTGTCTGTTGCCAGTGTGCCAACTTCAGGGTGCAGCCGTGACCACAGTAGAGGGCATAGGTAACACTAAGACCAGGATTCATCCagtacag GAGCGTATAGCCAAGGCCCATGGTTCTCAGTGTGGGTTCTGTACCCCAGGGATGGTGATGTCTATGTACACTCTCCTGAGGAACAAGCCCCAGCCCACCATGGAGGACATCACAGAGGCTCTGGGAG GTAATCTGTGTCGTTGCACTGGATATCGGCCCATTGTTGATGGCTGCAAAACCTTCTGTCAG GAATCCAACTGTTGTCAAGCCAACGGCAATGGCAGTTGTTGCATGAATGGAAACAGTCAGCCTAAGAATTGTGAAGAC GATCTTCCTCAGCTGTTTGACAAGGCAGACATGCTCCCTCTGGACCCCAGCCAGGAGCTCATCTTCCCTCCAGAGCTGATA GTTATGGCGGAGACAGAGACCCAGAAGTCCCAGACGTTCCGTGGGGAGAGGATCACCTGGGTGTCCCCGGTCTCTCTGGAGGAGCTTGTGCAGCTGAAGAGCTGCCACCCTCAGGCTCCTCTGGTCATGGGCAACACCAACATAG GTCCGGACATCAAGTTTAAAGGAGTGCTGCATCCAGTGATCATATCACCGACCAGAGTAAAGGAGCTGTTTGAGGTTACCCAGACACCCCAGG gtgtgtgggtgggagcaGGCAGCACGCTGTCAGCCGTCAGGGCCCTGCTGGCCAGGCTGGTTGGGGAGCTGCCCCTGGAGCAGACTGAAGTGTACCGAGCCCTTCTCCAGCAGCTGGGGAACCTGGGTGGACAGCAGATCCGCAACGTGGCA TCCCTGGGGGGTAACATTGTGAGTGCATATCCAAATTCGGACTTGAACCCTGTCTTAGCTGCTGGGAACTGCAAACTTGAGGTGCTTTCAAAGG agggaaaagaggagatcCCATTGAATAAGGATTTCTTTGTGGGGTTTGGAAAAACAGCCCTTAAACCCAACGCAATCGTCCTGTCTGTTTTCATCCCAGTGTCCAGAAAG GGGGAGTTTGTGCGAGCGCTCCGCCAGGCCCCGAGGAAGGAGAACGCCCTGGCCACCGTGACCACGGGCATGCGGGTGGTGTTCCCAGAGGGCTCCCGCCTGGTCCAGGATCTCAGCCTCTACTATGGAGGCGTGGGGCCGTGCACCGTCAGCGCCACCAAAACCTGCTCGGCCGTCATTGGGCG GCCTTGGAATGAGGAAACCTTGGAGGAGGCGTACGCTGTCCTGCTGGATGAACTTACCCTTCCTCCCAGCACACCGGGGGGAAAGGTGGAGTTCCGCATGTCCCTCACTCTCAGCCTGCTCTTCAAATTCTACCTGCTGATACTGCAGGCACTCAGAGAGATG GGTGTGACCACAGAGGTCCTGTCCCAGGAGATGAGCAGTGGTATTCAACCTCTCCCCCACCAACTGCAACCCAGCCTTCAGGAATTCCAG gcggTGGCAGGGGGCCAGGAGGGTCAGGACCTGGTGGGCCGTCCCATCATGCATCGCTCCGCCATCAGCCAGGCTACAGGCGAGGCGGTGTACTGTGACGACATGCCCAAGAGGGACGGAGAGCTCTTCCTCGTTTTGGTCACCAGCACCCGAGCACACGCTAAAATCAT AGACTTGGATGTGAGCCAGGCTCTCCAGTTCCCTGGAGTGGTGGACGTCATCACATGCCGAGACATCCCTGGGAAGAAGGTGCGCCCGTTCTGTGGCTACGAAGAGGAACTGCTAGCTGAGAAGGAG GTGTCTTGCGTGGGACAGATTGTGTGTGCGGTGGTTGCTGACACCAAGCCACATGCTAAACGCAGCGCTGCCACTGTGAAGATCGTCTATGAAGATCTGCCAGATCCCCTTTTCACCGTAGAG GAGGCCATGGAGAAACTGTCCTTTTTTAAACCTCAGCGGGTCATTGAGAGGGGCCATGTGACTGAGGCCTTCGCAGCAGCTGACCAAGTTCACGAAG GAGAGATACAAATTGGTGGGCAGGAGCATTTCTACATGGAAACCCAAAGCATGCTGGTGGTTcccacaggagaagagagggagctcGATGTTTACATATCATGCCAGCACCCATCATACACCCAA GAGGCCATTGCAGAGACACTTTGCATACCCTCAAACAGAGTGTCCTGCCATGTGAAAAGAATTGGAGGAGCTTTTGGAGGGAAGCTCACCAAAACAACTGTTCTGGCTTGCATCACCTCTTTGGCTGCATGGAA GCTTGGGCGACCGGTGCGTTGTATTCTAGAAAGAGGAGAAGATATGCTTATCACTGGGGCTCGGCATCCTGTTCTGGGAACATACAAG GTTGGCTTTATGAAGGACGGAAGGATTGAAGCTGCAGACCTACACTACTACGTCAACAGCGGTAACACTGTGGATGAGTCCGTTCTG ATCATTGAGAAGATTCTCCTGCACATGGACAACGCCTACAAGATCCCCAACCTGAGAGGCCGAGCTGTGGCCTGCAGAACCAACCTGCCCTCAAACACAGCGTTCAGAGGCTTCGGCGTGCCCCAGAGCATGCTGGTTGTCGAGTGCATGATCAACGATGTGGCCGCCAAGTTGGGCCGCACCGCCGAAGAG ATCCGTGAGATGAATATGTACAAGGGGGTGTCCATGACCCACTACAAGTTTGAGTTTGACCCTGAGAACCTGTGGCGATGCTGGGATGAGTGCAAGGTGAAGTCGGATTACGACGCTCGACGCAAGTCCATCACCGGGTTTAACAAGCAAAATCGCTGGAAGAAGAGAGGGCTTTCCCTTATCCCTATCAAATATGGCATCGCATTTGCCGAGAGCTTCCTCAATCAG GCTGCAGCCTTGGTGCATATCTACAAGGACGGCTCGGTTCTGGTCAGTCACGGAGGGACAGAGATGGGCCAGGGGATCCACACTAAAATGCAGCAG GTGGCGAGCCGTGAGCTCCacatccccatctctctcatccacaTCACCGAGACCAACACCAGCACTGTGCCCAACACCTGCCCCTCTGCTGCGTCCTATGGCACAGATGCCAACGGCATGGCAGTCAAG gacgCCTGCCAGATTTTGTACCAGCGTTTGGAACCCCTAATTAAGAAGAACCCTGAAGGCACATGGAAGAGCTGG GTGACCTCAGCTTTCTTTGAGAAGATCAGTCTGTCAGCCACTGGATTCTACAA gGGCCATGATGGGTATATGGATTGGGAGAAACAGGAGGGCGAGCCCTATTCGTATTACACctatggtgtgtgttgctgtgaggCAGAAGTGGACTGCCTGACAGGGGACTACAGG ACTGTTAGGACGGACATTGTGGTGGACATTGGCCGCAGTGTTAATCCATCTGTAGACATTGGTCAG attgaAGGGGCATTTATCCAGGGCCTTGGTCTTTACACCATGGAGGAGCTGAAGTTCTCTCCATCTGGGGTGCTGTATACACGCGGCCCCTCCCAGTACAAGATCCCTGCTGTCTGTGACATTCCTCTGAAGTTCAACATCTATCTGCTGGCTGGGTCTGATAACTCGCATGCCATCTACTCATCAAAG GGTATCGGAGAACCCATCCTGTTCTTGGGTAGCTCTGTGTTCTTTGCCATAAAAGATGCTGTGGCGTCAGCGCGTGCTGAGGTGGGTATGAAGGGGCCCTTCACACTGAACAGCCCTGCCACCCCTGAGAGAGCCTGCCTGGCATGTGCCACCCCGTTCACACAGAGG ATTCCCACCAGTCAACCAGGATCCTTCAAACCATGGGCTTTGGATATCTAG
- the aox6 gene encoding aldehyde oxidase 6 isoform X1 produces MAEINQIERLCFYVNGKRVTDYVDPETMLLSYLREKLRMTGTKYGCGGGGCGACTVMLSRYEPNNKTIVHYSVNACLLPVCQLQGAAVTTVEGIGNTKTRIHPVQERIAKAHGSQCGFCTPGMVMSMYTLLRNKPQPTMEDITEALGGNLCRCTGYRPIVDGCKTFCQESNCCQANGNGSCCMNGNSQPKNCEDDLPQLFDKADMLPLDPSQELIFPPELIVMAETETQKSQTFRGERITWVSPVSLEELVQLKSCHPQAPLVMGNTNIGPDIKFKGVLHPVIISPTRVKELFEVTQTPQGVWVGAGSTLSAVRALLARLVGELPLEQTEVYRALLQQLGNLGGQQIRNVASLGGNIVSAYPNSDLNPVLAAGNCKLEVLSKEGKEEIPLNKDFFVGFGKTALKPNAIVLSVFIPVSRKGEFVRALRQAPRKENALATVTTGMRVVFPEGSRLVQDLSLYYGGVGPCTVSATKTCSAVIGRPWNEETLEEAYAVLLDELTLPPSTPGGKVEFRMSLTLSLLFKFYLLILQALREMGVTTEVLSQEMSSGIQPLPHQLQPSLQEFQAVAGGQEGQDLVGRPIMHRSAISQATGEAVYCDDMPKRDGELFLVLVTSTRAHAKIIDLDVSQALQFPGVVDVITCRDIPGKKVRPFCGYEEELLAEKEVQYMGITSICTLRNKRCQTACAPQVSCVGQIVCAVVADTKPHAKRSAATVKIVYEDLPDPLFTVEEAMEKLSFFKPQRVIERGHVTEAFAAADQVHEGEIQIGGQEHFYMETQSMLVVPTGEERELDVYISCQHPSYTQEAIAETLCIPSNRVSCHVKRIGGAFGGKLTKTTVLACITSLAAWKLGRPVRCILERGEDMLITGARHPVLGTYKVGFMKDGRIEAADLHYYVNSGNTVDESVLIIEKILLHMDNAYKIPNLRGRAVACRTNLPSNTAFRGFGVPQSMLVVECMINDVAAKLGRTAEEIREMNMYKGVSMTHYKFEFDPENLWRCWDECKVKSDYDARRKSITGFNKQNRWKKRGLSLIPIKYGIAFAESFLNQAAALVHIYKDGSVLVSHGGTEMGQGIHTKMQQVASRELHIPISLIHITETNTSTVPNTCPSAASYGTDANGMAVKDACQILYQRLEPLIKKNPEGTWKSWVTSAFFEKISLSATGFYKGHDGYMDWEKQEGEPYSYYTYGVCCCEAEVDCLTGDYRTVRTDIVVDIGRSVNPSVDIGQIEGAFIQGLGLYTMEELKFSPSGVLYTRGPSQYKIPAVCDIPLKFNIYLLAGSDNSHAIYSSKGIGEPILFLGSSVFFAIKDAVASARAEVGMKGPFTLNSPATPERACLACATPFTQRIPTSQPGSFKPWALDI; encoded by the exons GTAACTGACTATGTGGACCCGGAGACCATGCTACTGTCCTACCTCAGAGAAAAGT TAAGAATGACAGGCACGAAgtatgggtgtggggggggaggatgtggaGCTTGCACAGTCATGCTCTCCCGCTACGAGCCCAACAACAAAACTATTGT CCATTACTCTGTGAATGCCTGTCTGTTGCCAGTGTGCCAACTTCAGGGTGCAGCCGTGACCACAGTAGAGGGCATAGGTAACACTAAGACCAGGATTCATCCagtacag GAGCGTATAGCCAAGGCCCATGGTTCTCAGTGTGGGTTCTGTACCCCAGGGATGGTGATGTCTATGTACACTCTCCTGAGGAACAAGCCCCAGCCCACCATGGAGGACATCACAGAGGCTCTGGGAG GTAATCTGTGTCGTTGCACTGGATATCGGCCCATTGTTGATGGCTGCAAAACCTTCTGTCAG GAATCCAACTGTTGTCAAGCCAACGGCAATGGCAGTTGTTGCATGAATGGAAACAGTCAGCCTAAGAATTGTGAAGAC GATCTTCCTCAGCTGTTTGACAAGGCAGACATGCTCCCTCTGGACCCCAGCCAGGAGCTCATCTTCCCTCCAGAGCTGATA GTTATGGCGGAGACAGAGACCCAGAAGTCCCAGACGTTCCGTGGGGAGAGGATCACCTGGGTGTCCCCGGTCTCTCTGGAGGAGCTTGTGCAGCTGAAGAGCTGCCACCCTCAGGCTCCTCTGGTCATGGGCAACACCAACATAG GTCCGGACATCAAGTTTAAAGGAGTGCTGCATCCAGTGATCATATCACCGACCAGAGTAAAGGAGCTGTTTGAGGTTACCCAGACACCCCAGG gtgtgtgggtgggagcaGGCAGCACGCTGTCAGCCGTCAGGGCCCTGCTGGCCAGGCTGGTTGGGGAGCTGCCCCTGGAGCAGACTGAAGTGTACCGAGCCCTTCTCCAGCAGCTGGGGAACCTGGGTGGACAGCAGATCCGCAACGTGGCA TCCCTGGGGGGTAACATTGTGAGTGCATATCCAAATTCGGACTTGAACCCTGTCTTAGCTGCTGGGAACTGCAAACTTGAGGTGCTTTCAAAGG agggaaaagaggagatcCCATTGAATAAGGATTTCTTTGTGGGGTTTGGAAAAACAGCCCTTAAACCCAACGCAATCGTCCTGTCTGTTTTCATCCCAGTGTCCAGAAAG GGGGAGTTTGTGCGAGCGCTCCGCCAGGCCCCGAGGAAGGAGAACGCCCTGGCCACCGTGACCACGGGCATGCGGGTGGTGTTCCCAGAGGGCTCCCGCCTGGTCCAGGATCTCAGCCTCTACTATGGAGGCGTGGGGCCGTGCACCGTCAGCGCCACCAAAACCTGCTCGGCCGTCATTGGGCG GCCTTGGAATGAGGAAACCTTGGAGGAGGCGTACGCTGTCCTGCTGGATGAACTTACCCTTCCTCCCAGCACACCGGGGGGAAAGGTGGAGTTCCGCATGTCCCTCACTCTCAGCCTGCTCTTCAAATTCTACCTGCTGATACTGCAGGCACTCAGAGAGATG GGTGTGACCACAGAGGTCCTGTCCCAGGAGATGAGCAGTGGTATTCAACCTCTCCCCCACCAACTGCAACCCAGCCTTCAGGAATTCCAG gcggTGGCAGGGGGCCAGGAGGGTCAGGACCTGGTGGGCCGTCCCATCATGCATCGCTCCGCCATCAGCCAGGCTACAGGCGAGGCGGTGTACTGTGACGACATGCCCAAGAGGGACGGAGAGCTCTTCCTCGTTTTGGTCACCAGCACCCGAGCACACGCTAAAATCAT AGACTTGGATGTGAGCCAGGCTCTCCAGTTCCCTGGAGTGGTGGACGTCATCACATGCCGAGACATCCCTGGGAAGAAGGTGCGCCCGTTCTGTGGCTACGAAGAGGAACTGCTAGCTGAGAAGGAGGTACAGTACATGGG AATAACCAGCATCTGTACGTTGAGAAATAAGCGGTGTCAAACTGCCTGTGCTCCCCAGGTGTCTTGCGTGGGACAGATTGTGTGTGCGGTGGTTGCTGACACCAAGCCACATGCTAAACGCAGCGCTGCCACTGTGAAGATCGTCTATGAAGATCTGCCAGATCCCCTTTTCACCGTAGAG GAGGCCATGGAGAAACTGTCCTTTTTTAAACCTCAGCGGGTCATTGAGAGGGGCCATGTGACTGAGGCCTTCGCAGCAGCTGACCAAGTTCACGAAG GAGAGATACAAATTGGTGGGCAGGAGCATTTCTACATGGAAACCCAAAGCATGCTGGTGGTTcccacaggagaagagagggagctcGATGTTTACATATCATGCCAGCACCCATCATACACCCAA GAGGCCATTGCAGAGACACTTTGCATACCCTCAAACAGAGTGTCCTGCCATGTGAAAAGAATTGGAGGAGCTTTTGGAGGGAAGCTCACCAAAACAACTGTTCTGGCTTGCATCACCTCTTTGGCTGCATGGAA GCTTGGGCGACCGGTGCGTTGTATTCTAGAAAGAGGAGAAGATATGCTTATCACTGGGGCTCGGCATCCTGTTCTGGGAACATACAAG GTTGGCTTTATGAAGGACGGAAGGATTGAAGCTGCAGACCTACACTACTACGTCAACAGCGGTAACACTGTGGATGAGTCCGTTCTG ATCATTGAGAAGATTCTCCTGCACATGGACAACGCCTACAAGATCCCCAACCTGAGAGGCCGAGCTGTGGCCTGCAGAACCAACCTGCCCTCAAACACAGCGTTCAGAGGCTTCGGCGTGCCCCAGAGCATGCTGGTTGTCGAGTGCATGATCAACGATGTGGCCGCCAAGTTGGGCCGCACCGCCGAAGAG ATCCGTGAGATGAATATGTACAAGGGGGTGTCCATGACCCACTACAAGTTTGAGTTTGACCCTGAGAACCTGTGGCGATGCTGGGATGAGTGCAAGGTGAAGTCGGATTACGACGCTCGACGCAAGTCCATCACCGGGTTTAACAAGCAAAATCGCTGGAAGAAGAGAGGGCTTTCCCTTATCCCTATCAAATATGGCATCGCATTTGCCGAGAGCTTCCTCAATCAG GCTGCAGCCTTGGTGCATATCTACAAGGACGGCTCGGTTCTGGTCAGTCACGGAGGGACAGAGATGGGCCAGGGGATCCACACTAAAATGCAGCAG GTGGCGAGCCGTGAGCTCCacatccccatctctctcatccacaTCACCGAGACCAACACCAGCACTGTGCCCAACACCTGCCCCTCTGCTGCGTCCTATGGCACAGATGCCAACGGCATGGCAGTCAAG gacgCCTGCCAGATTTTGTACCAGCGTTTGGAACCCCTAATTAAGAAGAACCCTGAAGGCACATGGAAGAGCTGG GTGACCTCAGCTTTCTTTGAGAAGATCAGTCTGTCAGCCACTGGATTCTACAA gGGCCATGATGGGTATATGGATTGGGAGAAACAGGAGGGCGAGCCCTATTCGTATTACACctatggtgtgtgttgctgtgaggCAGAAGTGGACTGCCTGACAGGGGACTACAGG ACTGTTAGGACGGACATTGTGGTGGACATTGGCCGCAGTGTTAATCCATCTGTAGACATTGGTCAG attgaAGGGGCATTTATCCAGGGCCTTGGTCTTTACACCATGGAGGAGCTGAAGTTCTCTCCATCTGGGGTGCTGTATACACGCGGCCCCTCCCAGTACAAGATCCCTGCTGTCTGTGACATTCCTCTGAAGTTCAACATCTATCTGCTGGCTGGGTCTGATAACTCGCATGCCATCTACTCATCAAAG GGTATCGGAGAACCCATCCTGTTCTTGGGTAGCTCTGTGTTCTTTGCCATAAAAGATGCTGTGGCGTCAGCGCGTGCTGAGGTGGGTATGAAGGGGCCCTTCACACTGAACAGCCCTGCCACCCCTGAGAGAGCCTGCCTGGCATGTGCCACCCCGTTCACACAGAGG ATTCCCACCAGTCAACCAGGATCCTTCAAACCATGGGCTTTGGATATCTAG